In Rhodoferax koreense, a genomic segment contains:
- a CDS encoding GNAT family N-acetyltransferase, with protein MSNPSPHPTVRRLTMVTEPQLQSLAELLIDAVEGGASVSFMRPLSMAKAVAFWRGVAEDAANGARALLVAEDACGAIVGTVHLVLAQPENQPHRADLSKMLVHRRARRHGLGERLMKAAESLALECGKTLLVLDTASDDAERLYQRSGWQRCGTIPGYALWPEGGLCDTVLYYRVLV; from the coding sequence ATGTCCAACCCTTCTCCGCATCCCACGGTCCGTCGCCTGACCATGGTCACCGAGCCTCAGCTGCAGTCCCTCGCCGAGCTGCTGATCGACGCCGTCGAAGGCGGGGCCTCGGTGAGCTTCATGCGGCCGCTGTCGATGGCCAAGGCCGTGGCCTTCTGGCGCGGTGTCGCCGAAGACGCCGCCAACGGAGCGCGCGCGCTGCTGGTGGCCGAGGACGCGTGCGGTGCCATCGTCGGCACCGTGCACCTGGTGCTGGCCCAACCCGAGAACCAGCCGCACCGCGCCGACCTGTCGAAGATGCTGGTGCACCGCCGCGCCCGCCGCCACGGCCTGGGCGAGCGGCTGATGAAGGCCGCCGAAAGCCTCGCCCTCGAATGCGGCAAGACCCTGCTGGTGCTCGACACCGCCAGCGACGACGCCGAGCGGTTGTACCAGCGCAGCGGCTGGCAGCGCTGCGGCACCATTCCGGGCTATGCGTTGTGGCCGGAAGGTGGTTTGTGCGACACGGTGCTCTATTACCGCGTGTTGGTCTGA
- a CDS encoding ABC transporter ATP-binding protein, with protein MKNDLPAGAGEAADALATPAIEFQDVSLRFISQDGQATVALRNFSMAVARGEFVAIVGPTGCGKSTTLNMITGLLKPTVGTVKVMGKPVTGIDPRIGFVFQADAVFPWRNVEDNVAAGPLFRGKPKKEAMAMAQDWIDRVGLGKFGKHYPHQLSGGMRKRVGLAQTFINQPEILLMDEPFSALDMQTRTIMQDELLQLWGGTGGSVVFITHDLEEAIALADRVFVLSARPGTLKRVYEIDMPRPRVMSEVRYEPRFVELSKHIWDDLKN; from the coding sequence ATGAAAAACGATCTGCCCGCCGGCGCCGGGGAAGCCGCCGATGCCCTGGCCACGCCGGCCATCGAATTCCAGGATGTCTCGCTGCGCTTCATCTCGCAGGACGGCCAGGCCACCGTGGCGCTGCGCAACTTCAGCATGGCGGTGGCGCGCGGCGAGTTCGTCGCCATTGTCGGCCCCACGGGCTGCGGCAAGTCGACCACGCTGAACATGATCACCGGCCTGCTCAAGCCGACGGTGGGCACCGTCAAGGTGATGGGTAAGCCCGTGACCGGCATCGACCCGCGCATCGGCTTCGTGTTCCAGGCCGACGCCGTGTTCCCCTGGCGCAACGTGGAAGACAACGTGGCCGCCGGCCCGCTGTTCCGCGGCAAGCCCAAGAAGGAAGCCATGGCCATGGCGCAGGACTGGATCGACCGCGTGGGCCTGGGCAAGTTCGGCAAGCACTACCCGCACCAGCTCTCGGGCGGCATGCGCAAGCGCGTCGGGCTGGCGCAGACCTTCATCAACCAGCCCGAGATCCTGCTGATGGACGAGCCCTTCTCGGCGCTCGACATGCAGACCCGCACCATCATGCAGGACGAGTTGCTGCAGCTCTGGGGTGGGACGGGCGGCTCGGTGGTGTTCATCACCCACGACCTGGAAGAAGCCATCGCCCTGGCCGACCGGGTGTTCGTGCTGTCGGCCAGGCCCGGCACGCTGAAACGCGTGTACGAGATCGACATGCCGCGCCCGCGCGTGATGTCGGAAGTGCGCTACGAGCCGCGCTTTGTCGAGCTCTCGAAGCACATCTGGGACGACCTGAAAAACTGA
- a CDS encoding ABC transporter substrate-binding protein produces the protein MFASRRTLLAAALSTAFAVAAPLAQAADAPITIMVGGINKIIYLPAKLTEALGYFKDEGLNVELQSQPAGVDAENQLIAGAVQGVVGFYDHTIDLQSKGKEIEAIAVFCKVPGEVELVSTKASATFKSMANAKGMTLGVTGLGSSTEFLTRYLADRAGIASKDYSLLPVGAGNTFVAAMKQDRIQGGMTTEPTVSQMLKTGDAKVLVDLRTESGTQAAIGGLYPAASLYVQNEWANAHKEQAAKLAHAFARTMAYIQTHSAEQITELVPRDYYGSDKALYVEALKASLPMFTADGKMPAGGPETVLKVLAAYKPQVKSKNIDLSKTYTNAFLTAKP, from the coding sequence ATGTTCGCTTCACGCCGCACCCTGCTGGCCGCCGCCCTGTCCACCGCTTTTGCCGTGGCCGCACCGCTGGCGCAGGCCGCCGACGCCCCGATCACCATCATGGTCGGCGGCATCAACAAGATCATCTACCTGCCAGCCAAGCTCACGGAGGCGCTGGGTTACTTCAAGGACGAAGGCCTGAACGTCGAACTGCAGTCGCAGCCCGCGGGCGTGGACGCCGAGAACCAGCTCATCGCCGGCGCCGTGCAGGGCGTGGTGGGCTTCTACGACCACACCATCGACCTGCAGAGCAAGGGCAAGGAGATCGAAGCCATCGCCGTGTTCTGCAAGGTGCCGGGCGAGGTGGAACTGGTCTCCACCAAGGCCTCGGCCACCTTCAAGAGCATGGCCAACGCCAAGGGCATGACGCTGGGCGTGACCGGCCTGGGCTCGTCCACCGAATTCCTCACGCGTTACCTGGCCGACCGCGCCGGCATCGCCTCCAAGGACTATTCGCTGCTGCCCGTGGGCGCCGGCAACACCTTCGTCGCGGCCATGAAGCAGGACCGCATCCAGGGCGGCATGACCACCGAGCCCACCGTGTCGCAGATGCTCAAGACCGGCGACGCCAAGGTGCTGGTCGACCTGCGCACCGAATCCGGCACGCAGGCGGCCATCGGCGGCCTGTACCCGGCGGCCAGCCTCTACGTGCAGAACGAATGGGCCAACGCGCACAAGGAGCAGGCCGCCAAGCTGGCCCACGCCTTCGCGCGCACCATGGCCTACATCCAGACGCACAGTGCCGAGCAGATCACCGAACTCGTGCCGCGCGACTACTACGGCAGCGACAAGGCGCTGTATGTGGAGGCGCTGAAGGCCTCGCTGCCGATGTTCACCGCCGACGGCAAGATGCCCGCCGGCGGCCCGGAAACCGTGCTCAAGGTGCTGGCCGCCTACAAGCCGCAGGTCAAGAGCAAGAACATCGACCTGAGCAAGACCTACACCAACGCTTTCCTGACGGCCAAGCCATGA
- a CDS encoding response regulator transcription factor, producing the protein MKLLLIEDNPELAHWLASLLREQDFVVDHVEDGDAADRLLQQAGYDVVLLDLNLPQLSGKGVLRRLRERGDTVPVIILTASASLDQKVLCLEIGADDYLVKPFEARELVARIKALVRRQMPGKANDLACGDLRYDLRTRQFTLAGVQLPLPPRERTLLETLILKAGSTVSKQVLIDSVFGLDEEASADAVDIYLHRLRKKLEASQATIITLRGVGYLLRTREE; encoded by the coding sequence ATGAAACTCCTGCTCATCGAAGACAACCCCGAACTCGCCCACTGGCTGGCCAGCCTGCTGCGCGAGCAGGACTTCGTGGTCGACCACGTGGAAGACGGCGATGCAGCCGACCGTCTGCTGCAGCAGGCCGGCTACGACGTGGTGCTGCTCGACCTGAACCTGCCGCAGCTCTCCGGCAAGGGCGTGCTGCGCCGGCTGCGCGAACGCGGCGACACGGTGCCGGTGATCATCCTCACCGCTTCGGCCTCGCTCGACCAGAAGGTGCTGTGCCTGGAGATCGGCGCCGACGACTACCTGGTGAAGCCCTTCGAGGCGCGCGAGCTGGTGGCGCGCATCAAGGCCCTGGTGCGCCGGCAGATGCCGGGCAAGGCCAACGATCTCGCCTGCGGCGACCTGCGCTACGACCTGCGCACGCGCCAGTTCACGCTGGCCGGCGTGCAATTGCCGCTGCCGCCGCGCGAGCGCACGCTGCTGGAGACGCTGATCCTCAAGGCCGGCAGCACGGTCTCGAAGCAGGTGCTGATCGACAGCGTGTTCGGCCTCGACGAAGAGGCCAGCGCCGATGCGGTGGACATCTATTTGCACCGGCTGCGCAAGAAGCTCGAAGCGAGCCAGGCCACCATCATCACGCTGCGCGGCGTGGGATACCTGCTGCGCACCCGCGAGGAATGA
- a CDS encoding efflux transporter outer membrane subunit codes for MHLFSKIYRPALAPLLAALVLAGCATAPAVDPVAIAAAPAAFKENPATNPAQWVQSAPAEARDRGTWWRVFNDPTLDALIERASQQNTSIAEAASRLRQAQALVKNSEADRSVQLGLGAGAQRQAGANTTNGSTPAKLFTAEAQLSYEVDLFGRLAKATDAASLDAQASAALLQSTRLLVQANVAQTYLALRATDAERALVRETVAAYRDTLNLTQRRFNAGDVAEFDVARVTTEVASTESDALALDRQRATLEHALAVLVGDSASQFSLDNLDNAEWRATLPTIPAGVPATVLTRRPDVAAAQSSLLAAQARVGVAQAAWFPSVSLTAAGGFASPDIGDVFKWSARAWGIGALLSLPILDGGRREAGVQSASAQLDGATAAYRGQVLTAFQEVEDQLASLRLLAQQTQAQDQAVESATRATRLSDARYRNGYISQLDLLDARRSELRNRRQALGVRSAQYQSTVVLIRALGGGWDAGMKTGAETGTGAVAVAQTNTR; via the coding sequence ATGCATCTCTTCTCGAAAATCTACCGCCCCGCGCTCGCGCCGTTGCTCGCCGCTCTGGTGCTGGCCGGCTGCGCCACGGCCCCCGCCGTCGATCCGGTGGCCATCGCCGCCGCGCCCGCCGCCTTCAAGGAAAACCCCGCGACGAACCCGGCGCAATGGGTGCAGTCAGCACCCGCCGAAGCCCGCGACCGCGGCACCTGGTGGCGCGTGTTCAACGATCCCACGCTTGACGCCCTGATCGAGCGCGCCAGCCAGCAAAACACCAGCATCGCCGAAGCCGCATCACGCCTGCGCCAGGCCCAGGCGCTGGTGAAGAACAGCGAGGCCGATCGTTCGGTGCAGCTCGGCCTCGGTGCTGGCGCACAGCGCCAGGCTGGCGCCAACACCACCAATGGCAGCACGCCGGCCAAGCTGTTCACGGCCGAAGCGCAACTGTCGTATGAAGTCGACCTGTTCGGCCGTCTCGCCAAGGCCACCGACGCCGCAAGCCTCGACGCACAAGCCAGCGCCGCGCTGCTGCAAAGCACGCGCCTGCTGGTGCAGGCCAATGTGGCGCAGACCTATCTCGCGCTACGCGCCACCGACGCCGAACGCGCGCTGGTGCGTGAAACCGTGGCCGCCTACCGTGACACGCTGAACCTCACCCAGCGCCGCTTCAACGCGGGCGACGTGGCCGAGTTCGACGTGGCGCGGGTCACCACCGAGGTCGCGTCCACCGAATCCGACGCGCTGGCGCTCGACCGACAACGTGCCACGCTGGAACACGCGCTCGCCGTGCTGGTCGGCGATTCGGCCTCGCAGTTCAGCCTGGACAACCTGGACAACGCCGAATGGCGCGCCACGCTGCCGACCATCCCGGCCGGAGTGCCGGCCACGGTGCTCACGCGCCGCCCCGACGTGGCCGCCGCGCAGAGCAGCCTGCTGGCCGCGCAGGCCCGCGTCGGCGTGGCCCAGGCCGCATGGTTCCCGAGCGTGTCCCTCACCGCGGCCGGCGGCTTCGCCTCGCCCGACATCGGCGACGTGTTCAAGTGGTCGGCCCGTGCCTGGGGCATCGGTGCGCTGCTGTCGCTGCCCATCCTCGACGGCGGCCGGCGCGAGGCCGGCGTGCAGTCGGCCAGCGCGCAGCTCGATGGCGCCACCGCCGCCTACCGCGGCCAGGTGCTCACCGCGTTCCAGGAAGTCGAAGACCAGCTCGCCTCGCTGCGCCTGCTGGCCCAGCAGACCCAGGCGCAGGACCAGGCCGTCGAATCGGCCACCCGTGCCACCCGGCTCTCGGACGCCCGCTACCGCAACGGCTACATCAGCCAGCTCGATCTGCTGGACGCGCGCAGGAGCGAGCTGCGCAACCGGCGCCAGGCGCTGGGCGTGCGGTCGGCGCAGTACCAGTCGACGGTGGTGTTGATCCGCGCGCTCGGCGGGGGTTGGGACGCGGGGATGAAGACGGGTGCGGAGACCGGGACCGGAGCGGTCGCGGTAGCTCAGACCAACACGCGGTAA
- a CDS encoding ABC transporter permease, translating into MTATTTIPLNAALPASLSDEALARESEIAQAAIRRRRHMIIALRLVVLVVVLGGWELAARYKVIDPFFYSMPSMIWAQIVEWVQDGTSQGPLWQQVLVTLEETVLGFLIGSIAGVICGILLGRNKLLSDVFSLYIQIANSIPRVVLGSVFVIALGLGMASKVALAVVMVFFVVFGNAFQGVREADKYMIANAQILGASPRQLTTAVVIPSAMSWILASLHVSFGFALVGAVVGEFLGAKEGIGLLIATAQGAFNASGVFAAMIVLAVVALAADYLLSRVEKRLLKWRPAAF; encoded by the coding sequence ATGACTGCTACCACCACCATCCCTCTCAACGCCGCCTTGCCCGCCTCGCTCAGCGACGAAGCCCTGGCCCGCGAATCCGAAATCGCGCAGGCCGCCATCCGCCGCCGCCGCCACATGATCATCGCGCTGCGCCTCGTCGTGCTGGTGGTCGTGCTCGGCGGCTGGGAGCTGGCCGCGCGCTACAAGGTCATCGACCCGTTCTTCTATTCCATGCCGTCGATGATCTGGGCGCAGATCGTCGAATGGGTGCAGGACGGCACCTCGCAGGGTCCGCTGTGGCAGCAGGTGCTGGTGACGCTGGAGGAGACCGTGCTCGGCTTCCTGATCGGCTCCATCGCCGGTGTGATCTGCGGCATCCTGCTGGGGCGCAACAAGCTGCTGTCGGACGTGTTCAGCCTCTACATCCAGATCGCCAACTCGATCCCGCGCGTGGTGCTGGGTTCGGTGTTCGTCATCGCGCTCGGCCTGGGCATGGCCTCCAAGGTCGCGCTGGCCGTGGTGATGGTGTTCTTCGTGGTGTTCGGCAATGCTTTCCAGGGGGTGCGCGAGGCCGACAAATACATGATCGCCAACGCGCAGATCCTCGGCGCCTCGCCCCGCCAGCTGACCACCGCAGTGGTGATCCCGTCCGCCATGTCGTGGATCCTGGCCAGCCTGCATGTGAGCTTCGGCTTTGCCCTGGTCGGCGCGGTGGTGGGCGAGTTCCTCGGCGCGAAGGAAGGCATCGGCCTCTTGATCGCCACGGCCCAGGGCGCGTTCAACGCCAGTGGCGTGTTCGCCGCGATGATCGTGCTGGCCGTGGTGGCGCTGGCCGCGGACTACCTGCTGAGCCGGGTGGAGAAGCGCCTGCTGAAATGGCGGCCGGCAGCGTTCTGA
- a CDS encoding efflux RND transporter permease subunit has protein sequence MNLSKFFIDRPIFAGVLSLLILISGLLALRALPISEYPEVAPPQVVVRATYPGANPKVIAETVATPLEEQINGVEGMLYMGSQATTDGVMTLTVTFKLGTDPDKAQQLVQNRVSQAEPRLPEEVRRLGITTIKSSPDLTMVVHLVSPNNRYDMTYLRNYAVLNVKDSLARIQGVGQVQIFGGGDYAMRVWLDPQKVAQRGLSASDVVAAIRGQNIQAAAGVVGASPGLAGVDMQLSINAQGRLQSEEEFGDIIVKTSPDGAVTRLRDIGRLEMGAADYSLRSLLNNDSAVGMGVFQSPGSNALDISSNVRKTMAELGKNMPEGVEFRIAYDPTQFVRASIESVVHTLLEAIALVVLVVILFLQTWRASIIPLLAVPVSVVGTFAVLHILGFSINALSLFGLVLAIGIVVDDAIVVVENVERNIEAGLSPREATYRAMREVSGPIIAIALVLVAVFVPLAFISGLTGQFYKQFAVTIAISTVISAINSLTLSPALAALLLRGHDAPKDALTRFMDKTLGWLFRGFNKLFSRGSEAYSGGVKRVIGRKALMMVIYLALIGVTFGLFKAVPSGFVPAQDKQYLIGFAQLPDGATLDRTEDVIKRMGDIVKKNPNVEDAIAFPGLSINGFTNSSNSGIVFATLKPFAERKRADQSGGAVAGQLNQAFGSIQDAFIVMFPPPPVAGLGTTGGFKLQLEDRGGLGYDEMDKAVKAFMAKAYQTPELAGMFTSWQVNVPQLYADIDRTKARQLGVPVTDIFDTMQIYLGSLYANDFNKFGRTYSVRVQADAPYRARAEDVGLLKVRSSSGEMVPLSALMKVNASFGPERAMRYNGYLAADINGGPAPGFSSGQAQDAINRIAAETLPKGMSYEWTELTYQEILAGNSAFLVFPLAILLVFLVLAAQYESLTLPLAIILIVPMGILAAMTGVWLHGGDNNVFTQIGLIVLVGLSAKNAILIVEFARELEFAGRTPIQAAIEASRLRLRPILMTSLAFIMGVLPLVLSTGAGAEMRSAMGVAVFAGMIGVTAFGLFLTPVFYVLMRRLAGNRALKLHGTEPHTEEAFVSAHPVVHGGGGGSTHPLPAAPLKALE, from the coding sequence ATGAATCTCTCCAAATTCTTCATCGACCGCCCGATCTTCGCGGGTGTGCTGTCGCTGCTGATCCTGATCTCGGGTCTGCTGGCGCTGCGCGCCCTGCCGATCTCGGAATACCCCGAAGTCGCGCCGCCGCAGGTGGTGGTGCGCGCCACCTATCCCGGTGCCAACCCCAAGGTGATCGCCGAGACGGTGGCCACGCCGCTGGAGGAACAGATCAACGGCGTCGAAGGCATGCTCTACATGGGCAGCCAGGCCACGACCGACGGCGTGATGACGCTGACCGTGACCTTCAAGCTCGGCACCGACCCCGACAAGGCGCAGCAACTGGTGCAGAACCGTGTCTCGCAGGCCGAGCCGCGCCTGCCCGAGGAAGTGCGCCGCCTGGGCATCACCACCATCAAGAGTTCGCCCGACCTGACCATGGTGGTGCACCTGGTGTCGCCCAACAACCGCTACGACATGACCTACCTGCGCAACTACGCGGTGCTCAACGTCAAGGACAGCCTGGCACGCATCCAGGGCGTGGGCCAGGTGCAGATCTTCGGCGGCGGCGACTACGCGATGCGCGTCTGGCTCGATCCGCAGAAGGTGGCGCAGCGGGGCCTCTCGGCCAGCGACGTGGTGGCGGCGATCCGCGGCCAGAACATCCAGGCCGCCGCGGGTGTGGTCGGTGCTTCGCCCGGCCTGGCTGGCGTGGACATGCAGCTTTCGATCAACGCCCAGGGCCGCCTGCAGAGCGAGGAAGAGTTCGGCGACATCATCGTCAAGACCAGCCCAGACGGCGCCGTGACCCGGCTGCGCGACATCGGCCGCCTGGAAATGGGCGCGGCCGACTACTCGCTGCGCTCGCTGCTGAACAACGACTCCGCCGTGGGCATGGGCGTGTTCCAGTCGCCCGGCTCGAACGCACTCGACATCTCCTCGAACGTGCGCAAGACCATGGCCGAACTCGGCAAGAACATGCCTGAGGGCGTGGAGTTCCGCATCGCCTACGATCCGACGCAGTTCGTGCGCGCCTCCATCGAATCCGTGGTCCACACCCTGCTCGAAGCCATCGCCCTGGTGGTGCTGGTGGTGATCCTGTTCCTGCAGACCTGGCGCGCTTCCATCATCCCGTTGTTGGCCGTGCCGGTGTCGGTGGTGGGCACCTTCGCCGTGCTGCACATCCTCGGCTTCTCGATCAACGCGCTCTCCCTGTTCGGCCTGGTGCTGGCCATCGGCATCGTGGTGGACGACGCCATCGTGGTGGTGGAGAACGTGGAGCGCAACATCGAGGCCGGGCTTTCCCCGCGCGAGGCCACCTACCGCGCCATGCGCGAGGTATCGGGCCCGATCATCGCCATCGCCCTGGTGCTGGTGGCGGTATTCGTGCCGCTGGCCTTCATCAGCGGCTTGACCGGCCAGTTCTACAAGCAGTTCGCCGTCACCATCGCCATCTCCACGGTGATCTCGGCCATCAACTCGCTGACGCTGTCGCCCGCGCTGGCCGCCCTGCTGCTGCGCGGCCACGATGCGCCCAAGGACGCACTGACGCGCTTCATGGACAAGACGCTGGGCTGGCTGTTCCGCGGCTTCAACAAGCTGTTCAGCCGCGGCTCCGAAGCCTACAGCGGCGGCGTGAAACGCGTCATCGGCCGCAAGGCGCTGATGATGGTGATCTACCTTGCGCTGATCGGCGTGACCTTCGGCCTGTTCAAGGCCGTGCCCAGCGGCTTCGTGCCGGCGCAGGACAAGCAATACCTGATCGGCTTTGCGCAGTTACCCGACGGCGCCACGCTGGACCGCACCGAGGACGTGATCAAGCGCATGGGCGACATCGTCAAGAAGAACCCGAACGTGGAAGACGCCATCGCCTTCCCCGGCCTGTCGATCAACGGCTTCACCAACAGTTCGAACTCGGGCATCGTGTTCGCCACGCTCAAGCCCTTCGCCGAGCGCAAGCGCGCCGACCAGAGCGGCGGCGCCGTGGCCGGCCAGTTGAACCAGGCCTTCGGCAGCATCCAGGACGCCTTCATCGTGATGTTCCCGCCGCCACCCGTGGCCGGCCTGGGCACGACCGGCGGCTTCAAGCTGCAACTCGAAGACCGCGGCGGCCTGGGCTACGACGAGATGGACAAGGCCGTGAAAGCCTTCATGGCCAAGGCCTACCAGACGCCCGAGCTGGCCGGCATGTTCACCAGCTGGCAGGTCAACGTGCCGCAGCTGTACGCCGACATCGACCGCACCAAGGCGCGCCAGCTCGGCGTGCCGGTGACCGACATCTTCGACACCATGCAGATCTACCTCGGCAGCCTGTACGCCAACGACTTCAACAAGTTCGGCCGGACCTACAGCGTGCGTGTGCAAGCCGACGCGCCCTACCGCGCCCGCGCCGAAGACGTGGGCCTGCTCAAGGTGCGCTCGAGCTCGGGCGAGATGGTGCCGCTGTCGGCGCTGATGAAGGTCAACGCCAGCTTCGGCCCGGAACGCGCCATGCGCTACAACGGCTACCTCGCCGCCGACATCAATGGTGGCCCGGCGCCGGGTTTCTCCTCGGGCCAGGCCCAGGACGCGATCAACCGCATCGCGGCCGAGACGCTGCCCAAGGGCATGAGCTACGAGTGGACCGAACTCACCTACCAGGAAATCCTGGCCGGCAATTCCGCGTTCCTGGTGTTCCCGCTGGCGATCCTGCTGGTGTTCCTGGTGCTGGCCGCGCAGTATGAAAGCCTGACGCTGCCGCTGGCCATCATCCTGATCGTGCCGATGGGCATCCTGGCGGCGATGACCGGTGTGTGGCTCCACGGCGGGGACAACAACGTGTTCACGCAGATCGGGCTCATCGTGCTGGTCGGGCTGAGTGCGAAGAACGCGATCCTGATCGTGGAATTCGCCCGCGAGCTCGAGTTCGCAGGTCGCACGCCGATCCAGGCGGCCATCGAGGCCAGCCGGCTGCGTTTGCGCCCGATCCTGATGACCTCGCTGGCCTTCATCATGGGGGTGCTGCCCCTGGTGCTGTCCACCGGCGCCGGCGCGGAGATGCGCTCGGCCATGGGTGTGGCGGTGTTCGCCGGGATGATCGGCGTGACGGCCTTCGGCCTGTTCCTGACACCGGTGTTCTACGTGCTGATGCGCCGCCTGGCGGGCAACCGTGCGCTGAAGCTGCACGGCACCGAGCCGCACACCGAAGAGGCTTTTGTGTCGGCGCATCCAGTCGTGCACGGCGGCGGCGGTGGTTCGACCCACCCGCTGCCCGCGGCACCGCTGAAGGCGCTGGAATAG